One Streptomyces sp. CG4 genomic window, GACGTCGTGGCCCGGCACGGGCGGATCGACGTGCTGGTCAACAACGCGGGCCGCACCCATGTCGGCGCCGTCGAGGAGACCACCGAGGCCGAGCTGCGCGCCCTGTTCGACCTGCACTTCTTCGGACCGGCGGCGCTCGTCCGGGCGGTGCTGCCGCAGATGCGGGAGCGGCGCTCGGGCGCGATCGTGCAGATGAGCAGCATGGGCGGGCAGATGTCCTTCGCGGGCTTCGGGGCGTACAGCGCGACGAAGTTCGCCCTGGAGGGCCTGTCCGAGGCGCTCGTGGACGAGGTGCGGGAGTACGGCATCAAGGTGCTGATCGTCGAGCCGGGCGCGTTCCGGACCTCGCTGTTCGACACCGGCCGTGCCGGGGTCAGCTCCGACACCGGCGCGTACGCCAGGGTGGCCGAGACCCGTGGCTCGGTCGCAGGCGGCCAGGGCAGCCAGCCCGGCGACCCGGCCAAGGCGGCAGCCCTCATCCTGGCCGCGCTGGAGGCGGAGCACACCCCGCTGCGCCTGCCCCTCGGCGACGACGGCGTGAGCGCCGTCCTGGCCCACCTCGACCAGGTCCGCGAGGACATCACCGCCTGGGAGAAGCGCACCCGGGCGACGGCCTTCGACGCCTGAGCTAGGTGATCACGGCCGTCCGCTGCAGCAGCCCCCAGGTGAACTCGGCGGTCACCTCGTGCCGTACGCCGTCCGGGCCGGGTGCGGTGAAGGCGAGCCCCCACCGGGTCGGCGCGGTGCCCTCCAGCGGGCGGGCCGGGGCGAAGGCGCGGGCGGCCTCGTCCACCGTGCAGGACCAGGGGACGAGGTCGTCCAGGGTCTCCAGCCGCGGGGCCGGGGCGCCCGGTGCCCGTACCAGCCACTCGTTCCAGACCGCGCCGTCCGGCCCGACCAGCACCTCGAAGCGCAGGTCGGGCCAGAGGGGCAGGGCCCAGTGGCGGGCCTCGCAGTCGACGTCCCCGAGCCGGCGCGGGACGACGGACTCCGGCTCGCCGAGGACGGAGCGGTACCGGGCGGCGGCGGACCGGGACCTCGGTGAACGGACCATCGCCTGCCAACGCTTGTTGGCCTCCCGCATGTCGGCGATCGAGGCGCCGAGCGAGCGCCGGGCGTCCTCGACGAGATCCGGGTTGTGGTCGGCCATGCGGCGCAGCAGCACCAGCTGGAAGTCGACATACATGCCCTTCATGGTGCCCGGCGTGCTCCGGACCATTGCCCGCGCACCTCCCCATGATTAGCCTGTGTTCGTCATGCCGATCGCCTGTTGATATCTCGAACATCTCGACATCGAGCTGTCGAACGGGCGCTTAGACCCAAGGGAGGGGGCCGGACGTGGGACGCCTCGTGCCTGCCGTGACCCGGGCTCTCGATATTCTTGAGCTGTTCCTCGACGGAGACGGGACGCTCTCCGCCCCCGACATCGTGCGCAAGCTCCAGCTGCCGCGCACCACCGTGCACGAGCTGGTCACCACGCTCGCCGCACGCTCGTACATCGTGCCCGTGCCGGGCCAGCCCGGACGCTACCGGCTCGGCGTACGCCCGTACCAGCTCGGCAGCCGCTACGCCGAGCAGCTCGACCTGGCCGCCGAGGGCCAGCAGGTGGCCCGCTCGGTCGCCGAGACCTGCGACGAGACGGTCCATGTGGCGATCCTCGAGGGCACGGACGTCATCTACATCGCCAAGGTCGACTCCACGCACGCCGTCCGCATGGTCTCGGCCGCCGGCCGCCGGCTGCCGGCCCACTGCACCTCGGTCGGCAAGATGCTGCTGGCCTCGCTGCCGGAGCAGGAGCTGGCGGCGCGGATCCCGGACGACGCCGAGCTGGCCGCGATGACGCCCAACAGCATCACCGACCCCGCCGCGCTGCGCGAGGCCCTGGCCGGGATCCGGCAGCGGGGCATGGCGGTGGAGAGCCGCGAGTCCAACCCGGACGTGAGCTGTGTGGCGGCCCCGGTGCGCGACCGCACCGGCCAGGTCGTTGCCGCCCTCTCCATCTCGGTCCCGATGATCCGCTGGAGCGACGAGCGCCGGGCCGAGCTGGAGCAGCTCGCGGCGAAGGGCGCGGCGGAGCTGTCCGAGCGGCTGGGCCACCGGGGCGTGGCATGAGCGGCCGGTACGAGGTCGCGGTACGGGCGGCGGCGGAGCTGGGCGAGGGCCCGACCTGGGATCCGGCGACGGGCCGGCTGATCTGGCTGGACATCCTGGGTATGCGCATCCACACCTACGACCCCGGCACGGGCCGGCGCACGGTGCGGACGACGGAGCAGCACGTGGGCGCGGCCAAGCCCCGCGAGGGCGGCGGACTGGTGCTCAACCTCCGCGACGGCGTCGGCCTGCTGGACCCCGACGACACCTTCCGCTGGCTGCACCACGAGCCCGTCCCGGGCCGCCGCGCCAACGACGCCGCCGTGGCGCCCGACGGTTCGCTGTGGGCGGGCACGATGCGCTACGACGAGGCACCGGGCGGCGGCACACTGACCCGGCTGACCGGCGACGGCACGGCGCGCACGATCCTCTCCGAAGCCACCGTCAGCAACGGCACCGGCTGGAGCCCCGACGGCCGCCTCATGTACTACGTCGACAGCCCGACCCGCCGCGTGGACGTCTTCGACCACGACGGCGAACGGGTCCATGACCGGCGGCCGTTCGCGGAGATCGAGAAGGGCGCGGGCTTCCCGGACGGTCTGACGGTGGATGCGGACGGATGCGTGTGGGTGGCGCTGTGGGACGGGGGAGCGGTGCGCCGTTACACGCCGTCCGGCGAGCTGGACCGGGAGATCTCGCTGCAGAGGACGCCACGCACGACCGCCTGCGCATTCGGCGGCGCCGCCTTGACCGACCTGTACGTCACGACAGCCCGCACCGGCTTGCGCTCCCCGCACCCCCTGTCGGGTTCGGTACTCGTGATCCCGGACGCGGGCCAGGGCCTGCCCCAACCGGCGTTCAAGGGCTGACCGGGGGCGCGCGGAACCGCGTGACCGGCCACGACGCACCCGCACCCGGCAACGGCCTAAAGAACCCCCGCGGCCTTCCGCTCCTCCGCAGTCAGCGGCGGCCCCGCCAAGGGGGGTCTCAGCGGCCCCACCGCGGCGGCGAGGAGCACACTCGGCGTCAGCAACACCTCCGCGCCCCGCTCCAGAGACGTCACGTCGGTCACCCGGCGGGCCACGCGGCCGTTGCCCGTCGCGGTGTACAGCAGGCGGCCGACGTAGGCGGACAGCAGCCGGTCCCGCACGGTGGGGCCGGAGGCCGTCGCGCCGGGGTAGAACACATCCTGGCCGAGGGCCAGGTCCCAGGCCGCGCGGACCGGCCGGGCGACCGCCCGCTGCACCCGGCGCGCCAGCCCCGGCGTGCCCCGGCCGTGCCGCCGTATCACCTCGCGGAGCAGCACCGCGCTCTGCGCGGCGACCGCCAGACCGTGGCCGTAGACCGGGTTGAACACGGCGAGCGCGTCACCGAGGACGGTGAAGTTCTCGGGCCACACCGGCATCCGCTCGAAGAAGTGCCGCCGGTTGACGGTGGAGCGGGTCACCGACACGTCGGACAGCGGCTCGGCGCTCTCCAGCAGTTCGCCGAGCAGCGGATGGCGCAGCCGCTCCCGGGCGAAGGGGAGGAAGGCCTCGTTCGCGGCGGAGGGTTCGCCGCCCCGGGTGCCGGACAGGGTGACGATCCACCGGCCCTGCTCGATGGGCAGCAGGAAGCCCGACCGGCCCGGTCCGTCGTCGTGCGGATCGGGCTGCACATTGATCACGGGGAAGCTGTCCCAGGTCGCCTCGGGGGCCCGGTAGAGACGGCTGGCATAAACCACGCCCGGGTCGATCTCCCGGTGCTCCGGCGCGGGCAGCCCGAGGTCGGCCAGCCACCGTGTGGCCCGGGATCCGCGCCCGGTGGCGTCGACCACGAGGCCGGCGGCGAGGGTGTGCTCGGCACCGTCCCGCGTCCGCAGCCGTACGCCGGTGACCGCCGTGTCGGTGCCGGTGAGGCCGAGAGCCTCGGTGCGGTCGACGAGGTCGATCCGCGCATCGGCGAGGACCTGTGCGCGGATGGTGGCGTCCAGCAGGTCCCGGCCGGCCAGGATCACATGGTGGGACTCGGGCCAGCGGCGGAACCAGCCCTGCGCGGAGAGGGCGACCACGCCCGTGGTCACCGGATGCCGGCGCCCCCCGGCGGCCTGGAGCGCCTCGGTGATGCCCGGCAGCAACTGCTCCACGGCCCGTACCCCGCCCGACCACAGCATGTGCGCGTGCCGGGCCTGCGGCAGCCCCTTGCGGGGTTCCGGGCCAGTGGGCAGGGCGTCGCGTTCGACGACCACGACCCGGTCGGCACAGTCGGCGAGCGCGCGGGCCGCGAGCATGCCGGTGTGGGATCCCCCCAGCACGACGGCGGTTCTTATGGGGGAGGGGCGGTCAGTCATGCGCGGGCACGCTCTCTGCCGGGGCGGCCGCGCCGGCGCGTACCGCCATGATGTCGTCGGGGTGGCGGAGGGCTTGGGACACGGCCTGGATCTCCTGGAGCAGATACGCCGTGTCGGGACCGGACGCGGCCTCGGCGCCGTCGGCCCGGGCCGGCCGCGCACCGCCGGCCGCGTCCAGCAGGGTCACGGCGGCGGCGAGGGCCCTGGCCCGGTCGGGGTAGAAGCCGAGGGCGAGGGCGGACTCGTACGAGCGGGCGCGCAGGTCCTCGTCCAGGTGCCGGGACAGTTGCAGCAGGGCGTCGCGGATGAAGGTCTCGCGGCGGATCAGGCGCAGTTCGGCGGGGGCGTGCGGGGCGAAGGGCTCGCGCTCGCCCGTGACCGCGCGCATCAGCTGGTAGAGCGGGCCCAGGGAGCGGTGGCGCAGCCGGACGTTCCAGCGCTCGTGCAGATACTGGCCGACGTGCGGGACGATGAAGCCCACCGCGACCAGGGTGGCGGACACACACGCGCCCGCCGGGGCCACATCGGTGCTCAGCCAGTCCAGGTCGTGCCCGGTCCACCGGGCCGCGACGGCGGTCAGCTTGGCCGCGTCGAAGAACAGGTTCGTGGCGTAGCCGACGCCCAGCAGCCCGAGCCCCCAGCGCAGCCAGGCGTCGAGGCCGTCGGTGCGGATCCAGTTCCAGATCAGCCGGGCTGTGATCGAGCAGGCCACGGTGTGCGCGACGAGGTAGAGCAGGATCTCCTCGCGCATGAAGGGGGTGTTGGCGTAGTAGGTGTCGAGGTCGCGCAGCCGCTCCACGGGCACGTCCGCGAGCGCGAACAGCACCCACAGGGCGACCACCACACCTGCGTAGACGGACACCACCCAGCGGGTCACCCGGCGGGTCTGGGCCGAGCGGTCGGAGCGGCCGTTGCGCCAGGCGATGATCAGCAGCAGCCAGGACGCGCAGAGCGCGGTGAGCAGGGAGTACACCCAGGGCGCCGAGATGTTCGGGACCCCGGTGACCCGGTTGGTCCAGGCGATGGTCCGCGGGGACGCGAAGACGAACACCGCGCAGGCGAACAGCAGCAGACCGCCGACGGCGCGCAGCATCGGGTCCCGCCACATCTTGATGATGCTGGGCAGTTTGATCGCCAGAGCGGCGGTCAGGACGGCCGTGGGGATCCAGAAGGAGACGGAGACGTCGCCGAGGGATTGCGGGGAGTGGACCGCCAGGGTCGAGGCATCGAGCGCCAGTGTCACGGCGTTTCCCCTCCTCCTCCGCGATAGCCGAGGGTCCGTTGCACCGGGCTGAGAGAACGTTGCGCCCGGCCTTGCGGGGCGCCGGTGCCGGAGCCGGCGAGGTGGGGCCGGAACAGGGCGGCCAGGCGGTGCCCGAAGTCGTCCGCCTCGGCCTCGTCGGCCTCCCGGGAGCCGTTGCGGGCGGCCACCGTGAGGGGCATGTCCCGCCAGCCCGGCGCGTCGGCGAGTGCGCGGGCCGCCGCGTCCCCAGCCAGGTGGTGGTGCCGGTGCCCGGCGTGCAGATGCCACAACTCATGGCCCAGGATGACCAGTTGCTGCACGGCCTCGGCCCGCTCCTCCACGATCACCAGGTCGAAGTCGGCGAACTCCACCCACAGCCCGGTGACTTCGATCTCGTCCGGGAAGCGTTCGAAGCGCAGCTCGACCGGGCGTCCGCCGCGCCGCGTGCTCATCTCCTCGCACAGGGCCCGGCACACCTCCCGTACGCCGTCGGGCGCCGAGGGCCGGGCGTGGATGGCGGCGGCGAGGTCGCCGGCCAGTGAGCGCATCGCCGAGCCGGGACGGGAGCCCCGCAGTCGTGCGGTCAGGCGTGCCGCCCGCTCACGCGCGCCCGCGATGCCCATGCCTCCCCCTTCTGACCGCCGCTGTAGAGCCCGTCCGAGGGTACGCGCCTGGGTGTGTTCGCGTCATGCGATCCGCGAGCGTCGTTCAACCGTGAACGGCCTTATGGGCGTGGGTCCGCCCCAGGAGCTTGCGTCCGACCCATTGACGCGGAAGCGCTTCGAATCTACGGTCCCGTTCGAAGTTGCGAGTGCTATTCGATATTTCGATCATCTCGGAACGGTGGGGGCAAGGTATGGGGCAACCCGGCCTGCATCGCAGACAACTGCTCACAGCGGCAGGCGGAACGGCGGTGGCCGCGAGCCTCGGCTTCGCCGCACTCGGCACCGGAGCCGACGCACTCGCCGCCGGCGCACGCACCCGCGTCCGCTACTGGAACCTCTTCCAGGGCGGCGACGGCACCAACCAGGTCGCGATGGTCGACGCCTTCCACACGGCGCACCCCGGCATCGCGGTCAAGGACTCGACCCTCACCTGGGGCGGCCCCTACTACACCAAGCTCGCCATGGCCGCAGCCGGCAACCGCGCCCCCGACCTCGCGGTCATGTGCCAGGGCCACATCCCGGGCTTCGCCCCCGGGCGCCTCCTCGACCCTTGGGGCGCCGACCTCCTCGCCCGGTACGGCGTCCACGAAGCCGACTTCAACCCGGTCCTGTGGCAGCGCGGCATCGTCGGCGGCAAGCTCTACGGCCTGCCCCTCGACATCCACGTCCAGTACTGCTTCTACCGCAGGGACGTCTGCAGGAAGGCCGGACTGCTGGACGGGGACGGCCGACTCCCCTCCGCCGCCTCCACCGACGAGTGGTTTCCGGCATCCTCGCCCAGCGCCTGGGCCCGGTCATCGCCTCCTTCAACCTCGGTTCCGCCAAGCCCGCCCAGGCAGCCCGCCGTATGAAGTCCGAGCTGGAGAAGCAGTACGACCCTGTCCACGACGGGTGCGCTGCACGCCCGCGAGGCCGCCGCGGCCGACTCCGCCCGGGTGCGATGGGGCGCCGTTTCCAGCACGGCGGCTGGTTCGTGACCCCGTTCTTCGTCCTCTACGGCTTGTTCGTCCTTCTCCCCGTCGTCCGCGGCCTCTACCTCGGCTTCACCGACGCCAACATCTCCGGCGATCACACCGGCTTCGTCGGCCTCGCCAACTACCGCGAGGCCCTCAAGGACCCCTTGGTCTGGTCCTCCCTTTGGTACAGCGTGAAGTTCACGCTCTGGGTCGTCCCGCTGATCGTCGTGGTGGCCCTGCTGATGGCGCTCATCGCCCATCACACCGTCCACTTCACGTGGCTGTGGCGGCTGTGCTTCTTCGCGCCCTTCCTCCTCTCGGCGGTCGTCGGCAACCTGTGGCGGTGGCTGTTCCAGCCCACCAACGTCATGGTCAACCACGTGTACGAAGCGGCCGAGTTGGACGGAGCGGGCGCCTTCCAGTGGATGCTGCACATCACCGTGCCCAACCTGCGCAACATCACCGGCCTGCTCGTCGCGCTCCAGATCCTCGCCTCGCTCCAGGTCTTCGACCAGGCGGTGGTGATGTACCAGTTCGGTCCGGGGCCGGAGGACTCGACGCGCACGTTCGCGCATTACACCCTCGAAGAGGGCTACACCAGCTACCGCGTGGGCTACGCCTCCGCGATCTCCTTTGTCCTGTTCGTCATCATCGCGGCCGCCGCCCTCTCCCTGATCTGGCTCGCCCCGCTGGTCTGGGCCCTGTCCACCTCCCTCAAGCCACCTACGGAATCGGTCAGTTCACCCCACTGGATCCCGGGCAGCCCTCGCCGGACACGGCTTCGCCCGCACCGAGTTCCGCGGCAAGCGCGCTCTGATGGCCGTCACCATGGCCAGCCTGATGTTCTCCCCGGCGATCCTCGGCGTGCCTCTCTTCAGCACCGTCCAGTCGCTCGGCATGGTCGACACCTACTGGGGCATGATCCTGCCCCAGTGCGCCCCGGCAGCGATGGTCTACATCCTCTACAAGTTCTTCCAGTCGCTCCCGAAGGAGCTGGAGGAGGCGGCCTTCATCGACGGCGCGGGCAGATGGCGCATCTTCTTCACGATCGTCCTGCCGCTGTCGAAGCCCTCCCTCTCGGCGGTGGGGATCTTCACCTTCATCGCCTCGTGGAACAACTTCCTGTGGCCCTACATGGTGACCAACAATCCCGACCTGATGACCATGCTCAACGGCATCGCCACCGTGCAGAACGCCTTCGGCATCGTCTGGCCCCAGCTCATGGCGGGCGGCCTGATGGCGGGTCTGCCGCTGATCGTCGTCTTCGTCTTCTTCCAGAGCCGGATCGTCCGGGGCGTGGCCCACACGGGCCTGGCCGGCCAGTGACCCGGTGCGGCCACCGCCGCGTGAGCGCGAGAGACCACGCATCACCCGCACCCGCCGACGAAATACCCGCACCCCTCCCCGGAAGGCGCCCATGCACCCCGCCCGTTTCACCCTCGACCCCGCCTTCACCATCGGCGAAGTCAGCGCACGTGTCTTCGGCTCCTTCGTCGAACACCTCGGCCGCTGTGTCTACACCGGCATCTACGAGCCGGAGCACCCCGCAGCCGATGCCGAGGGCCTGCGGACCGACGTGCTGGACCTCGTCCGTGAACTCGGTGTCACCGTCATCCGCTACCCGGGCGGCAACTTCGTCTCCGGCTACCGGTGGGAGGACTCGGTCGGCCCGGTCGAGGACCGCCCCCGCCGCCTCGACCTCGCCTGGCACTCCACCGAGACGAACCGGTTCGGTCTCTCCGAGTACATCGCCTTCCTCAGGAAGCTCGGCCCCCAGGCCGAACCCATGATGGCCGTGAACCTCGGGACGAGAGGCGTGGCCGAAGCCCTCGAACTGCAGGAGTACGCCAACCACCCCGCCGGCACCGCCCTCTCCGGCCTCCGCGCCGCCCACGGCGACAAGGAACCCTTCGGGATCAGGCTGTGGTGCCTCGGCAACGAGATGGACGGGCCCTGGCAGACCGGACACAAGACCGCCCACGAGTACGGCCGGCTCGCCGCCGAGACCGCACGGGCGATGCGCCAGGCGGACCCCGGCGTCGAACTGGTCGCCTGCGGTTCCTCCAGCCAGGCCATGCCCACCTTCGCCGAGTGGGAGGCGACCGTCCTGCAGGAGGCGTACGACCTGGTCGACCACGTCTCGCTGCACGCCTACTACGAGCCCACGGGCGGCGACCTGGACTCCTTCCTCGCCTCGGCCGTCGACATGGAGTCCTTCATCGAGAACGTGATCGCGACCGTCGACCACGTGGGCGCCCGGCTCAAGTCCAAGAAGAAGATCAACCTCTCCTTCGACGAGTGTAACGTCTGGTATCTCTCCCGCTGGCAGGAGTACGCCGAGAGCCTCGACCCGTCCGACTGGCCCGAGGCGCCCCGTCTGCTGGAGGACAACTACAGCGTCACGGACGCCGTCGTCCTCGGCTCGCTCCTCATCGCCCTGCTCCGGCACGCCGACCGCGTCACCATCGCCTGCCTCGCCCAGCTGGTCAACGTGATCGCCCCGATCATGACCGAGCCGGGCGGCCCGGCCTGGCGGCAGACGACGTTCTTCCCGTTCGCGCAGGCCTCGAAGTACGGCCGGGGCGAGGTGCTCGACGTACGGGTGGACTCGCCGACGTACGAGACGGAGAAGTACGGCGAGACCGACCTGCTGCACGCCACGGCCGTCCGCGCCGCCGACGGCACGGTCACCGTGTTCGCCGTCAACCGCAGCCGTACGGACGCCCTGCCCCTCGAAGTCACCCTCAGCGGAATGGAGTTGACGAGAGTCACCGAGCACAGTGCGCTCGCCGACGCCGACCCCGACGCCCGTAACACCCTCGACGACCCCGAGCGGGTCGCCCCGCACCCGGTCGAGGGCACCGCCCTGGCGGACGGCACCCTCACCGCCGTACTGGAGCCGCTGTCCTGGAACGTGATCAGACTGGCGTGACCGGCAGCCCGCCGGTCGCCCGGCCGAGCAGCGTCAGACGTACGGTCCCCGGTCCGGACAGCGTGGTGAACTCCGACAGGACCGCCAGCGCGAGGGTGTTGGTGCCCCGGGTGCGCAGGACGCCGTTCGGCAGGACGAAGGTGTGCTGCGGGCCGACGTTGTTGATGTACTGGCCCATGTTCCAGCCGTTGAGGAAGATCTGGGCACGGTAGGCCCGGTACGGGTCGTCCTGAAGGGTCAGGCCGATCGAGGCGTCGATGTCGGCCGGGACCGAGAGGCGGAAGGCCGTCCGGTACCAGGTCACGCCCTGGTACCGGGCGGCGCGCGGGAAGCTCGCCTCCTCCCAGTCGTGGTCCCGGAAGCCGGGCAGATGCCAGCCCTCCCGCTCTCCGTACAGCCCGCCGTTGTTCATCGGGCCGCGGACGGGATCCGGGGTGCCCTCGCCCTGGATCCGCCAACTCACCGTCGGGGAAGCCCCCTTGAAGGAGGCTGCCGTCAGACCCCGGGCCGCCTTGTGGGTGTCGAGGCCCTTGCCGTCCTGGTCGTGCTGCATGCGCCGGACGAGCACGGACAGCACATGCCGGCCGGGGGAGCGCAGCGCCTCCCGGACGGGGAAGGCGGCCGTCGCCGTCCAAGTCCCCTGCCTGGTGGTCGTGTTCCTGTCCGGCACCGGCATCCGGTGCGTGCCCAGCGGCTCGCCGTCCAGCCACGCCATCAACAGGCCCTGGGTGCCGGTGCTGTAGGCGAGCGAGAGCTCCTCCAGGCCGGTGGAGTCGGTGAAGGAGCCGCGGTACCAGACGTCTCCGTAGTGGAAGCCGTAGTCGTCGGCGAAGAGGACCGGCCCGCCGTCGGGGACGGGCGTGGTGCTGAACGACGTCTTCTTGTCCGCAGCCTGCCAGCCCGAGTCGTCGAAGCTGGGCCCGACCTCCGGGTTCTCCCTGCGCATCCGCCAGCCGCCCAGCTCGGGCAGCTTCACCTCGGGGGCGGCGGGCAGCATCTTGGTGGTCATCAGGCTGCCGGACAGGGTCACCCGGGTGGGCAGGGTGCGCCCGTTCCACACCAGCGTGTCGATGCCGCGCGGTCCCCACACCTCCACGCTCGTCGTGTCGGTGACGTCACCCGTCAAGTGGACCTCGGAGCCGCGCAGTTCGACATGGCGCAGCAGCGCCGGGCCGTACACCAGCAGGGTCCCGGACGGGGTGTCGTACGGGAACACGCGTGCGGCGGTGAGGTCGTCGGCGAAGAGCAGCAGCAGCGGGGTCTCGGTGTCGCCCTTCTGCACCAGCACCCGGGTCAGTCCGCCCTCGCCGAGCGGCGCGTTCACATGCAGCGCGTCGGCGCCGTCGAAGGCCCAGGCGGCCTCCGGGTCGAGCCGCATGACGTCCGGCTCGGTCTGGCACTTCAGCACCAGCTCGGTCATCTCGCCGCTGCGGCCCGAGAACAGCGCGAT contains:
- a CDS encoding oxidoreductase — protein: MNKVWLVTGASSGFGRAIAEAAVAAGDVVVGAARRPEALDDLVAAHPDQVEALRLDVTDLAAIDSAVRDVVARHGRIDVLVNNAGRTHVGAVEETTEAELRALFDLHFFGPAALVRAVLPQMRERRSGAIVQMSSMGGQMSFAGFGAYSATKFALEGLSEALVDEVREYGIKVLIVEPGAFRTSLFDTGRAGVSSDTGAYARVAETRGSVAGGQGSQPGDPAKAAALILAALEAEHTPLRLPLGDDGVSAVLAHLDQVREDITAWEKRTRATAFDA
- a CDS encoding IclR family transcriptional regulator encodes the protein MGRLVPAVTRALDILELFLDGDGTLSAPDIVRKLQLPRTTVHELVTTLAARSYIVPVPGQPGRYRLGVRPYQLGSRYAEQLDLAAEGQQVARSVAETCDETVHVAILEGTDVIYIAKVDSTHAVRMVSAAGRRLPAHCTSVGKMLLASLPEQELAARIPDDAELAAMTPNSITDPAALREALAGIRQRGMAVESRESNPDVSCVAAPVRDRTGQVVAALSISVPMIRWSDERRAELEQLAAKGAAELSERLGHRGVA
- a CDS encoding SMP-30/gluconolactonase/LRE family protein: MSGRYEVAVRAAAELGEGPTWDPATGRLIWLDILGMRIHTYDPGTGRRTVRTTEQHVGAAKPREGGGLVLNLRDGVGLLDPDDTFRWLHHEPVPGRRANDAAVAPDGSLWAGTMRYDEAPGGGTLTRLTGDGTARTILSEATVSNGTGWSPDGRLMYYVDSPTRRVDVFDHDGERVHDRRPFAEIEKGAGFPDGLTVDADGCVWVALWDGGAVRRYTPSGELDREISLQRTPRTTACAFGGAALTDLYVTTARTGLRSPHPLSGSVLVIPDAGQGLPQPAFKG
- a CDS encoding FAD-dependent oxidoreductase — translated: MTDRPSPIRTAVVLGGSHTGMLAARALADCADRVVVVERDALPTGPEPRKGLPQARHAHMLWSGGVRAVEQLLPGITEALQAAGGRRHPVTTGVVALSAQGWFRRWPESHHVILAGRDLLDATIRAQVLADARIDLVDRTEALGLTGTDTAVTGVRLRTRDGAEHTLAAGLVVDATGRGSRATRWLADLGLPAPEHREIDPGVVYASRLYRAPEATWDSFPVINVQPDPHDDGPGRSGFLLPIEQGRWIVTLSGTRGGEPSAANEAFLPFARERLRHPLLGELLESAEPLSDVSVTRSTVNRRHFFERMPVWPENFTVLGDALAVFNPVYGHGLAVAAQSAVLLREVIRRHGRGTPGLARRVQRAVARPVRAAWDLALGQDVFYPGATASGPTVRDRLLSAYVGRLLYTATGNGRVARRVTDVTSLERGAEVLLTPSVLLAAAVGPLRPPLAGPPLTAEERKAAGVL
- a CDS encoding MAB_1171c family putative transporter; translation: MALDASTLAVHSPQSLGDVSVSFWIPTAVLTAALAIKLPSIIKMWRDPMLRAVGGLLLFACAVFVFASPRTIAWTNRVTGVPNISAPWVYSLLTALCASWLLLIIAWRNGRSDRSAQTRRVTRWVVSVYAGVVVALWVLFALADVPVERLRDLDTYYANTPFMREEILLYLVAHTVACSITARLIWNWIRTDGLDAWLRWGLGLLGVGYATNLFFDAAKLTAVAARWTGHDLDWLSTDVAPAGACVSATLVAVGFIVPHVGQYLHERWNVRLRHRSLGPLYQLMRAVTGEREPFAPHAPAELRLIRRETFIRDALLQLSRHLDEDLRARSYESALALGFYPDRARALAAAVTLLDAAGGARPARADGAEAASGPDTAYLLQEIQAVSQALRHPDDIMAVRAGAAAPAESVPAHD
- a CDS encoding toxin-antitoxin system, toxin component family protein — translated: MGIAGARERAARLTARLRGSRPGSAMRSLAGDLAAAIHARPSAPDGVREVCRALCEEMSTRRGGRPVELRFERFPDEIEVTGLWVEFADFDLVIVEERAEAVQQLVILGHELWHLHAGHRHHHLAGDAAARALADAPGWRDMPLTVAARNGSREADEAEADDFGHRLAALFRPHLAGSGTGAPQGRAQRSLSPVQRTLGYRGGGGETP
- a CDS encoding alpha-N-arabinofuranosidase; this translates as MHPARFTLDPAFTIGEVSARVFGSFVEHLGRCVYTGIYEPEHPAADAEGLRTDVLDLVRELGVTVIRYPGGNFVSGYRWEDSVGPVEDRPRRLDLAWHSTETNRFGLSEYIAFLRKLGPQAEPMMAVNLGTRGVAEALELQEYANHPAGTALSGLRAAHGDKEPFGIRLWCLGNEMDGPWQTGHKTAHEYGRLAAETARAMRQADPGVELVACGSSSQAMPTFAEWEATVLQEAYDLVDHVSLHAYYEPTGGDLDSFLASAVDMESFIENVIATVDHVGARLKSKKKINLSFDECNVWYLSRWQEYAESLDPSDWPEAPRLLEDNYSVTDAVVLGSLLIALLRHADRVTIACLAQLVNVIAPIMTEPGGPAWRQTTFFPFAQASKYGRGEVLDVRVDSPTYETEKYGETDLLHATAVRAADGTVTVFAVNRSRTDALPLEVTLSGMELTRVTEHSALADADPDARNTLDDPERVAPHPVEGTALADGTLTAVLEPLSWNVIRLA